One genomic segment of Ricinus communis isolate WT05 ecotype wild-type chromosome 3, ASM1957865v1, whole genome shotgun sequence includes these proteins:
- the LOC8270224 gene encoding axial regulator YABBY 5: MSSCVDVVPEQLCYIPCNFCNIVLAVSVPCSSLFDIVTVRCGHCTNLWSVNMAAAFQSLSWQDFQAPSHNSPDYRIELGSSSKCNNRISMRAPAPHNIAEERVVNRPPEKRQRVPSAYNQFIKEEIQRIKANNPEISHREAFSTAAKNWAHYPHIHFGLTLNNHQTKLDDASEKHLMSRAALYNK, translated from the exons ATGTCGAGCTGCGTGGATGTTGTGCCTGAGCAACTCTGCTACATCCCTTGCAACTTTTGCAATATTGTTCTTGcg GTGAGTGTTCCATGCAGCAGCTTGTTTGACATAGTGACCGTCCGATGTGGGCACTGCACTAATCTATGGTCCGTGAACATGGCAGCTGCCTTTCAGTCACTTTCATGGCAAGATTTTCAG GCACCAAGCCACAACTCGCCTGATTACAGAATTGAATTGGGTTCTTCATCGAAGTGCAACAACAGGATCTCAATGCGTGCACCAGCTCCTCATAATATTGCTGAAGAAAGGGTCGTTAATCGAC CTCCCGAGAAGAGGCAGCGAGTACCTTCTGCATATAACCAGTTCATAAA GGAGGAGATTCAGAGGATCAAGGCAAATAATCCTGAAATCAGCCACAGAGAAGCATTCAGTACTGCTGCCAAAAAT TGGGCACATTATCCTCATATTCACTTTGGTTTGACATTGAACAACCACCAAACTAAGCTCGATGAT GCCTCTGAGAAGCACCTAATGTCAAGGGCTGCACTATATAACAAATGA
- the LOC8270225 gene encoding nuclear pore complex protein NUP1 isoform X1: MENERLGTPSFTPKPPPEYRGAGGKFRKPPSRRQLSTPYARPPPNQAQHGGGGGRRWLSKLVDPAYRLIVGGANLFLPSFLFKSGSINALPGPTDQDEQNDDNLQAEVQPKQNPTGAVNDDVVQNLESGPTGLAGTSKVADSHSDFDGYEQNQQVQVSDPNGISKIEQLMKDQRLSRDEINRLIEILNSRGVDLPDVEHENECIGTPAGDLGEHARAPEYSGKLTEAKKEDFSSSIWETSKINERKYSSAILIDDGNKANAFENSRKSIEEKNGDLDGGLWKSSTPLSESKFAIWQLQNNVGASPIEIARAYMENRTLGIGFGTNSLISKDEGKVPRGDELAVKSYIPSPAPKSSPCWPGASVEDQRGYMTPQSQRGRFGLHNFPRTPYSRSIYTKTKSRSIQLQANSDRPPGMISTPFQQIQAPSFGKLNPRGKTLNDGHGSVGPIRRIRHKGVAETPSRGSAYFHSPLNGGQVENFSVSEGLFSAPWTNLENRVTNSSAKVQSIGSKAQSSEVSVLISKPQCSEVSVPTVPAHSSQVAKKILEHLERNPPTPKDKSAELRLATSWKKPESSDVATFMPKKLNRLTRFGGLNSAEKTFEVDKKDSQESANEVNVAVNNNTSTSDIKLATASTLGDYTRPSPDFRKPQDFQFMNVTKDASKVVPNAAGSEVLSFQKLPPQSSSTKPVLPSIAINKSNQRWNFSSSDNSLGFTFPVSAASGVSSEPPTPSIMPSSSAIGQLQQSEGSLSQVQQNDGSSNQLQQNEGSSIPSYSFGTRRTAPPLVFSFPSTSSTPILDDASDVKFKFGSDETTRLSFSSVGKDAICY, encoded by the exons ATGGAGAACGAACGCCTCGGAACGCCGTCGTTTACGCCCAAACCACCGCCAGAATACAGAGGCGCCGGTGGCAAGTTTAGAAAACCACCGTCGCGTAGGCAGCTATCCACACCCTACGCTCGTCCACCGCCGAACCAGGCTCAACACGGCGGCGGAGGCGGCCGCCGTTGGCTTTCTAAACTGGTGGATCCTGCTTACCGCCTTATCGTCGGCGGCGCCAACTTATTCTTACCTTCGTTTCTCTTCAAATCGGGATCAATCAATGCACTCCCTGGTCCTACTGATCAAGACGAACAAAATGACG ATAACTTGCAAGCGGAGGTGCAACCGAAACAAAATCCTACTGGTGCTGTAAACGACGACGTCGTTCAG AATCTGGAATCTGGACCAACTGGATTGGCTGGTACTAGCAAAGTAGCAGATTCCCATTCTGACTTTGATGGGTATGAACAGAACCAACAAGTTCAAGTTTCTGATCCTAatggaatttctaaaattgagCAACTAATGAAGGATCAAAGACTTTCCAG GGATGAAATTAACCGTCTGATAGAGATTTTGAATTCGAGGGGTGTTGATCTTCCTGATGTTGAGCACGAAAACGAATGTATAGGCACCCCTGCAGGAGATCTTGGAGAACATGCACGTGCCCCTGAATATTCTGGGAAGTTAACAGaagcaaagaaagaagatttcAGTAGTTCCATTTGGGAAACctctaaaattaatgaaagaaaatattcaaGTGCAATTCTAATAGATGATGGCAACAAGGCAAATGCTTTTGAAAATTCAAGAAAGTCTATTGAAGAAAAGAACGGGGATTTGGATGGAGGTCTTTGGAAATCATCAACCCCTCTTTCCGAGTCAAAA TTTGCAATCTGGCAGCTACAAAATAATGTTGGCGCTTCACCGATTGAAATTGCGAGAGCATATATGGAAAATCGAACATTAGGCATAGGCTTTGGTACTAATAGCTTAATATCAAAAGATGAAGGAAAAGTGCCACGTGGTGACGAGCTTGCGGTGAAATCCTATATTCCATCACCTGCTCCTAAGTCATCCCCATGCTGGCCAGGTGCCTCAGTAGAAGATCAGCGTGGGTATATGACCCCACAAAGTCAAAGAGGGAGGTTTGGGCTTCACAATTTTCCCCGAACCCCTTATTCCAGAAGTATTTATACAAAGACCAAGTCCAGG TCGATTCAGTTACAGGCCAATAGTGATAGGCCACCTGGCATGATCTCAACTCCTTTCCAGCAGATTCAAGCTCCATCATTTGGAAAG CTAAATCCAAGGGGCAAGACATTAAATGATGGCCATGGATCTGTGGGACCTATTCGCAGGATACGGCATAAAGGTGTAGCAGAAACCCCCTCCAGAGGATCTGCTTATTTTCATTCGCCTTTAAATGGTGGTCAGGTGGAAAACTTCAGTGTTTCAGAAGGCTTATTTTCTGCACCTTGGACAAACTTGGAAAACAGAGTAACAAATAGCTCTGCGAAAGTACAGTCAATCGGCAGTAAGGCACAAAGCTCTGAAGTCAGTGTCCTAATCAGTAAGCCTCAATGTTCTGAAGTCAGTGTCCCCACTGTTCCTGCACATTCTAGTCAGGTGGCTAAGAAAATATTAGAGCACCTTGAGAGAAATCCACCTACTCCTAAAGATAAGTCTGCTGAGTTGAGGCTAGCCACTTCATGGAAGAAACCTGAATCCTCGGATGTAGCTACTTTCATGCCCAAAAAGCTTAATAGGCTAACACGTTTTGGAGGTCTTAATTCTGCTGAAAAAACCTTTGAAGTTGACAAGAAGGATTCTCAGGAATCTGCTAATGAGGTTAATGTTGCTGTAAATAATAACACTTCAACTTCTGACATAAAACTTGCGACTGCTTCAACACTTGGTGATTATACTAGGCCTTCACCAGATTTCAGAAAACCTCAGGATTTTCAATTCATGAATGTAACTAAG GATGCTTCAAAGGTTGTGCCAAATGCTGCTGGTTCTGAGGTATTAAGTTTCCAGAAGCTTCCACCTCAATCGTCCAGTACAAAACCGGTGTTGCCTTCTATTGCCATCAATAAGAGTAACCAAAGGtggaatttttcttcttctgacAATAGCTTGGGATTTACCTTCCCCGTTTCTGCAGCCTCTGGGGTGTCATCGGAGCCACCTACACCATCCATCATGCCTTCATCCTCAGCCATCGGTCAGCTTCAACAGAGTGAGGGATCGCTAAGTCAGGTTCAACAAAATGATGGATCATCAAATCAACTTCAACAAAATGAAGGGTCGTCGATTCCTTCTTACAGTTTTGGCACAAGGAGGACCGCTCCTCCCCTTGTTTTTTCATTCCCTTCAACAAGCAGTACCCCTATACTTGATGATGCATCAGACGTGAAATTCAAATTTGGATCAGATGAGACAACAAGATTATCTTTTAGTTCAGTAGGCAAGGACGCCATCTGCTATTAA
- the LOC8270225 gene encoding nuclear pore complex protein NUP1 isoform X2: MENERLGTPSFTPKPPPEYRGAGGKFRKPPSRRQLSTPYARPPPNQAQHGGGGGRRWLSKLVDPAYRLIVGGANLFLPSFLFKSGSINALPGPTDQDEQNDDNLQAEVQPKQNPTGAVNDDVVQNLESGPTGLAGTSKVADSHSDFDGYEQNQQVQVSDPNGISKIEQLMKDQRLSRDEINRLIEILNSRGVDLPDVEHENECIGTPAGDLGEHARAPEYSGKLTEAKKEDFSSSIWETSKINERKYSSAILIDDGNKANAFENSRKSIEEKNGDLDGGLWKSSTPLSESKLQNNVGASPIEIARAYMENRTLGIGFGTNSLISKDEGKVPRGDELAVKSYIPSPAPKSSPCWPGASVEDQRGYMTPQSQRGRFGLHNFPRTPYSRSIYTKTKSRSIQLQANSDRPPGMISTPFQQIQAPSFGKLNPRGKTLNDGHGSVGPIRRIRHKGVAETPSRGSAYFHSPLNGGQVENFSVSEGLFSAPWTNLENRVTNSSAKVQSIGSKAQSSEVSVLISKPQCSEVSVPTVPAHSSQVAKKILEHLERNPPTPKDKSAELRLATSWKKPESSDVATFMPKKLNRLTRFGGLNSAEKTFEVDKKDSQESANEVNVAVNNNTSTSDIKLATASTLGDYTRPSPDFRKPQDFQFMNVTKDASKVVPNAAGSEVLSFQKLPPQSSSTKPVLPSIAINKSNQRWNFSSSDNSLGFTFPVSAASGVSSEPPTPSIMPSSSAIGQLQQSEGSLSQVQQNDGSSNQLQQNEGSSIPSYSFGTRRTAPPLVFSFPSTSSTPILDDASDVKFKFGSDETTRLSFSSVGKDAICY; this comes from the exons ATGGAGAACGAACGCCTCGGAACGCCGTCGTTTACGCCCAAACCACCGCCAGAATACAGAGGCGCCGGTGGCAAGTTTAGAAAACCACCGTCGCGTAGGCAGCTATCCACACCCTACGCTCGTCCACCGCCGAACCAGGCTCAACACGGCGGCGGAGGCGGCCGCCGTTGGCTTTCTAAACTGGTGGATCCTGCTTACCGCCTTATCGTCGGCGGCGCCAACTTATTCTTACCTTCGTTTCTCTTCAAATCGGGATCAATCAATGCACTCCCTGGTCCTACTGATCAAGACGAACAAAATGACG ATAACTTGCAAGCGGAGGTGCAACCGAAACAAAATCCTACTGGTGCTGTAAACGACGACGTCGTTCAG AATCTGGAATCTGGACCAACTGGATTGGCTGGTACTAGCAAAGTAGCAGATTCCCATTCTGACTTTGATGGGTATGAACAGAACCAACAAGTTCAAGTTTCTGATCCTAatggaatttctaaaattgagCAACTAATGAAGGATCAAAGACTTTCCAG GGATGAAATTAACCGTCTGATAGAGATTTTGAATTCGAGGGGTGTTGATCTTCCTGATGTTGAGCACGAAAACGAATGTATAGGCACCCCTGCAGGAGATCTTGGAGAACATGCACGTGCCCCTGAATATTCTGGGAAGTTAACAGaagcaaagaaagaagatttcAGTAGTTCCATTTGGGAAACctctaaaattaatgaaagaaaatattcaaGTGCAATTCTAATAGATGATGGCAACAAGGCAAATGCTTTTGAAAATTCAAGAAAGTCTATTGAAGAAAAGAACGGGGATTTGGATGGAGGTCTTTGGAAATCATCAACCCCTCTTTCCGAGTCAAAA CTACAAAATAATGTTGGCGCTTCACCGATTGAAATTGCGAGAGCATATATGGAAAATCGAACATTAGGCATAGGCTTTGGTACTAATAGCTTAATATCAAAAGATGAAGGAAAAGTGCCACGTGGTGACGAGCTTGCGGTGAAATCCTATATTCCATCACCTGCTCCTAAGTCATCCCCATGCTGGCCAGGTGCCTCAGTAGAAGATCAGCGTGGGTATATGACCCCACAAAGTCAAAGAGGGAGGTTTGGGCTTCACAATTTTCCCCGAACCCCTTATTCCAGAAGTATTTATACAAAGACCAAGTCCAGG TCGATTCAGTTACAGGCCAATAGTGATAGGCCACCTGGCATGATCTCAACTCCTTTCCAGCAGATTCAAGCTCCATCATTTGGAAAG CTAAATCCAAGGGGCAAGACATTAAATGATGGCCATGGATCTGTGGGACCTATTCGCAGGATACGGCATAAAGGTGTAGCAGAAACCCCCTCCAGAGGATCTGCTTATTTTCATTCGCCTTTAAATGGTGGTCAGGTGGAAAACTTCAGTGTTTCAGAAGGCTTATTTTCTGCACCTTGGACAAACTTGGAAAACAGAGTAACAAATAGCTCTGCGAAAGTACAGTCAATCGGCAGTAAGGCACAAAGCTCTGAAGTCAGTGTCCTAATCAGTAAGCCTCAATGTTCTGAAGTCAGTGTCCCCACTGTTCCTGCACATTCTAGTCAGGTGGCTAAGAAAATATTAGAGCACCTTGAGAGAAATCCACCTACTCCTAAAGATAAGTCTGCTGAGTTGAGGCTAGCCACTTCATGGAAGAAACCTGAATCCTCGGATGTAGCTACTTTCATGCCCAAAAAGCTTAATAGGCTAACACGTTTTGGAGGTCTTAATTCTGCTGAAAAAACCTTTGAAGTTGACAAGAAGGATTCTCAGGAATCTGCTAATGAGGTTAATGTTGCTGTAAATAATAACACTTCAACTTCTGACATAAAACTTGCGACTGCTTCAACACTTGGTGATTATACTAGGCCTTCACCAGATTTCAGAAAACCTCAGGATTTTCAATTCATGAATGTAACTAAG GATGCTTCAAAGGTTGTGCCAAATGCTGCTGGTTCTGAGGTATTAAGTTTCCAGAAGCTTCCACCTCAATCGTCCAGTACAAAACCGGTGTTGCCTTCTATTGCCATCAATAAGAGTAACCAAAGGtggaatttttcttcttctgacAATAGCTTGGGATTTACCTTCCCCGTTTCTGCAGCCTCTGGGGTGTCATCGGAGCCACCTACACCATCCATCATGCCTTCATCCTCAGCCATCGGTCAGCTTCAACAGAGTGAGGGATCGCTAAGTCAGGTTCAACAAAATGATGGATCATCAAATCAACTTCAACAAAATGAAGGGTCGTCGATTCCTTCTTACAGTTTTGGCACAAGGAGGACCGCTCCTCCCCTTGTTTTTTCATTCCCTTCAACAAGCAGTACCCCTATACTTGATGATGCATCAGACGTGAAATTCAAATTTGGATCAGATGAGACAACAAGATTATCTTTTAGTTCAGTAGGCAAGGACGCCATCTGCTATTAA